From the Priestia koreensis genome, one window contains:
- a CDS encoding DedA family protein, whose product MEQWIMSFIEFFKQFSYFGIIFALTFEFVPAEIVLPMAGFWVYEGDMNLWLTVLAGTIGGVTGPLTLYFIGRWGGRPFLEKYGKYFFIKDKQLDAADAFFARHGGAVAFTARFLPGVRTLISIPCGMAKMNVLAFSLYTFFAMLPVTFFYVYLGYKLGPHWEDVGKIMDRYTLPIAIGIIILIVIYILIKRKKRKSRYSVKEFLTKK is encoded by the coding sequence ATGGAACAGTGGATCATGTCGTTTATTGAATTTTTTAAACAGTTTTCCTATTTTGGCATTATCTTTGCTCTCACGTTTGAATTTGTTCCGGCGGAAATTGTACTTCCGATGGCAGGATTTTGGGTATACGAGGGAGATATGAATTTATGGCTAACGGTTCTTGCTGGAACGATTGGCGGAGTGACCGGACCATTAACGCTGTATTTTATAGGAAGATGGGGAGGACGCCCGTTTCTTGAGAAGTACGGAAAGTATTTCTTTATAAAAGACAAGCAGCTAGATGCAGCGGATGCGTTTTTTGCCCGTCATGGCGGAGCCGTTGCGTTCACGGCACGATTTTTACCAGGTGTTCGCACGCTTATTTCAATTCCGTGTGGAATGGCGAAAATGAACGTCCTTGCGTTTAGTCTTTACACCTTTTTTGCAATGCTTCCCGTTACGTTTTTTTATGTGTATCTTGGCTACAAGCTCGGTCCACATTGGGAAGATGTCGGAAAAATTATGGATCGATACACGCTTCCAATTGCAATCGGAATAATTATCCTCATCGTGATATATATATTAATTAAGCGAAAGAAAAGAAAAAGCCGCTATTCAGTCAAAGAATTCTTGACTAAAAAGTGA
- a CDS encoding spore germination protein, with product MFKNFFSSKRTKGSSEQKPKTDKNTSEIIEHFRQSSDFLYMSIGQKDNHYLVSYFKSLVNIESLQRQFILKIQESLLPITDLESLKDLIPIEDITISSDAAEIQEKILQGYLFFQIHKKDRKGALIKVQNSDAGYRTENDTDNEFSVVGPKVGFVEDLDINLYLMRKEVVSEKLIMKEITVGSLSQTRVVITYLEGVTNPTYIETITQRLNSFEFDVVFDSSILDHAINDYSRTPFPTLLTSERLDRVLYSLTRGQVAIFSSGSPYAIIGPATLFDFFISPEDYYIPWIVGSFVRIIRIFGVFFSIFATPLYVAVVTYHYEMIPKDLLGPIIFSRTNVPFPPVIEVLFLEITIELLREAGARLPSKVGQTLGIVGGIVIGQATVEASLTSNILLILVSLTALASFTTPIFKMSNTIRLLRFPFIFFASFLGIVGITMGMAFMLAHLLRLKSLGNPYLVPFYPFRPTDYQDTFIRSPLNKLGNRPSFLRALSPKRYDGNSSKKKSPKKQNELDNE from the coding sequence ATGTTCAAAAATTTTTTCAGCTCCAAACGAACAAAAGGATCGTCAGAACAAAAGCCAAAAACAGATAAAAACACATCAGAAATCATTGAGCATTTTCGTCAATCAAGTGATTTTTTGTATATGTCAATTGGACAAAAAGACAACCATTACCTCGTGTCGTATTTCAAATCATTGGTGAACATTGAAAGCTTGCAGCGCCAGTTCATTCTAAAAATCCAAGAGTCTCTTCTTCCCATTACAGATCTAGAGAGCTTAAAGGATTTAATCCCAATTGAAGATATTACGATTTCATCTGATGCAGCTGAGATTCAAGAAAAAATTCTACAAGGGTATCTGTTCTTTCAAATCCATAAAAAGGATCGAAAAGGGGCACTTATTAAAGTTCAAAACTCGGATGCAGGCTACCGGACCGAAAACGACACGGACAATGAGTTTAGTGTAGTTGGCCCAAAAGTAGGATTTGTCGAGGATTTGGATATCAATTTGTATTTAATGCGAAAAGAAGTGGTTTCTGAAAAACTTATTATGAAAGAAATCACCGTTGGTTCACTTTCACAAACGCGTGTCGTTATCACTTATCTAGAAGGCGTGACAAATCCCACCTATATCGAAACAATTACGCAGCGCTTGAATAGTTTTGAATTCGACGTTGTGTTTGATAGCTCGATTTTAGATCATGCCATCAATGATTATTCTCGGACACCGTTTCCAACGCTTCTAACATCTGAGCGTCTCGACCGCGTGCTCTATTCCTTAACAAGAGGTCAAGTAGCAATATTCAGTAGTGGATCACCGTATGCAATTATCGGACCGGCAACGCTCTTTGATTTTTTTATTTCACCTGAAGATTACTACATCCCATGGATCGTTGGATCGTTTGTACGGATCATTCGTATTTTTGGCGTATTTTTCTCTATTTTCGCCACCCCTTTGTACGTAGCAGTCGTGACGTATCATTATGAGATGATTCCAAAAGACTTGTTAGGACCGATTATTTTTTCACGAACAAACGTACCGTTTCCACCCGTCATCGAAGTATTATTTTTAGAAATAACGATCGAGCTGTTGCGAGAAGCAGGAGCACGGCTTCCATCAAAGGTCGGACAAACGCTCGGAATTGTAGGTGGAATTGTTATTGGGCAAGCAACGGTTGAGGCCTCTTTAACGAGTAATATTCTATTAATTCTCGTCTCACTAACAGCCCTTGCTTCCTTTACAACACCTATCTTTAAAATGTCAAACACGATTCGTCTCTTACGCTTTCCCTTTATTTTTTTCGCATCGTTTTTAGGAATTGTTGGGATTACGATGGGAATGGCCTTTATGCTCGCCCATTTGCTGCGCTTAAAATCATTAGGAAATCCTTATTTAGTACCGTTTTATCCATTTCGCCCAACGGACTATCAAGATACGTTCATTCGTTCACCGCTAAATAAATTGGGCAACCGCCCAAGCTTTTTACGCGCATTATCACCGAAACGCTATGACGGAAATTCGTCTAAGAAAAAATCACCTAAAAAGCAAAATGAATTAGACAATGAATAA
- a CDS encoding TerC family protein: MELSLLLEYGWVLLILVALEGILAADNALVMAIMVKHLPDEQRKKALFYGLAGAFVFRFGSLFAISYLVNVWQMQAIGALYLLFISINHLVKHYFRKGNEEEKESKSKSGFWATVIKVELADIAFAVDSILAAVALAVTLPETTLPKIGGLDGGQFIVIFAGGIIGLVIMRFAANLFVQVLKKRPGLETAAFLIVGWVGVKLAVHTLAHPSLGFISHHFPESGLWKGIFWTVLLGIAVGGWFFSKEKKASGNDESSENSYKKANNS; this comes from the coding sequence ATGGAACTATCGTTGTTATTAGAGTATGGATGGGTCTTACTGATTTTGGTGGCATTAGAGGGGATTTTGGCAGCAGACAATGCGCTAGTTATGGCAATTATGGTGAAACATTTACCGGATGAACAGCGTAAAAAAGCATTGTTCTATGGGTTGGCTGGTGCATTCGTTTTCCGCTTCGGTTCACTATTTGCGATTTCGTACTTGGTAAACGTATGGCAAATGCAAGCAATTGGAGCGCTTTATTTGCTCTTCATCTCGATCAATCATCTTGTTAAGCACTACTTTAGAAAAGGAAACGAGGAAGAAAAAGAGTCCAAATCAAAATCGGGATTCTGGGCTACCGTTATTAAAGTGGAATTAGCAGATATCGCTTTTGCGGTTGATTCGATTCTTGCGGCTGTCGCTTTGGCTGTTACATTACCAGAAACAACGCTTCCTAAGATCGGTGGATTAGACGGTGGACAATTTATCGTCATTTTCGCTGGAGGAATTATCGGGCTTGTCATTATGCGTTTTGCAGCAAATCTGTTTGTGCAAGTATTGAAAAAGCGTCCTGGTCTCGAGACGGCCGCGTTCTTAATCGTTGGCTGGGTTGGGGTCAAACTAGCGGTTCACACATTGGCGCATCCAAGCCTAGGATTTATTAGTCATCACTTCCCAGAATCAGGTTTATGGAAAGGGATTTTCTGGACAGTGCTCCTTGGTATCGCGGTTGGAGGCTGGTTCTTTTCAAAAGAGAAGAAAGCATCAGGAAACGATGAGTCCTCTGAAAATTCATACAAGAAAGCTAACAATAGCTAA
- a CDS encoding anti-sigma factor domain-containing protein gives MKKGIIMEIQPDYVTMLTPDGEFVKARYKKRHYAIGEEVEGHEVFIEATKEKKKRRTKLALVPLFVAALLLLSFIPYYSQNQVYAYMSIDINPSLELELDRHMNVTDIHAYNKEGKTIIKKLPKWKKRPVHEVTTNIITLSQKEGYLQKKHEIYIATALKRKNVHAYKKKLQEQVQTITTEWTTDDVRVTAKETSYDTREKAEKQGVSTGAYLRAQPVERSNEQEEKMKPSVPPSEKVQDEKRESSSVELSETTDTDRKTDTDRKTDTDRKTDADEHAKKQKEKQDQPPKPAYPPKERTKQENEQWLEKEKEKNEQNEQEKLKEQPDRDNKNQPVPPKEEREKPASAEKEKNNHEKDPKHSNEEESSTPPDNVEHEKPNDSTHGEEPPKKVHKSAVSPSVEENADEETIDEESPSSNEELNETPSQP, from the coding sequence TTGAAAAAAGGCATTATTATGGAGATACAGCCTGATTATGTCACAATGTTAACCCCGGATGGCGAGTTCGTAAAAGCACGATATAAAAAGCGTCACTACGCAATAGGAGAAGAAGTAGAAGGCCATGAGGTTTTTATTGAAGCGACAAAAGAGAAAAAGAAACGTCGCACAAAACTAGCTCTCGTGCCGCTTTTTGTAGCAGCGCTGTTGCTTCTATCATTCATTCCGTATTATTCGCAGAACCAAGTATATGCTTACATGTCCATTGACATTAATCCTAGTCTTGAATTAGAACTGGACCGTCATATGAATGTGACCGATATACATGCGTATAACAAAGAGGGAAAGACAATTATAAAAAAATTGCCTAAATGGAAGAAACGGCCTGTTCATGAAGTGACGACCAATATTATTACGCTTAGCCAAAAAGAGGGGTACTTGCAGAAAAAACACGAAATCTATATCGCGACGGCTTTAAAGCGAAAGAACGTACACGCTTATAAAAAGAAGCTACAGGAACAGGTTCAAACCATCACCACTGAATGGACAACAGATGACGTACGTGTTACGGCAAAAGAAACTTCCTACGACACGAGGGAAAAGGCTGAAAAGCAGGGCGTGTCAACGGGGGCGTACCTGCGAGCACAGCCTGTCGAAAGGTCAAATGAGCAGGAAGAAAAGATGAAACCGTCTGTTCCACCTAGTGAGAAGGTTCAGGATGAAAAAAGGGAGTCAAGCTCGGTAGAATTATCTGAGACAACGGATACGGATCGAAAAACGGATACGGATCGAAAAACGGATACGGATCGAAAAACGGATGCGGATGAACATGCGAAAAAACAAAAAGAAAAGCAAGATCAGCCGCCAAAACCAGCGTATCCTCCAAAAGAACGTACAAAACAAGAAAATGAACAATGGCTAGAGAAAGAAAAAGAAAAAAACGAACAAAATGAACAAGAAAAACTAAAAGAACAACCCGACAGAGACAACAAAAATCAACCAGTACCACCGAAAGAAGAGAGAGAAAAACCAGCTTCTGCTGAAAAAGAGAAAAATAATCACGAGAAAGATCCGAAACATTCCAACGAGGAGGAATCATCTACTCCCCCTGATAATGTGGAACATGAGAAGCCCAATGACTCCACGCATGGGGAAGAACCACCGAAAAAGGTGCATAAATCAGCCGTTTCTCCTTCAGTTGAGGAGAATGCTGATGAAGAAACAATAGATGAAGAGTCCCCCTCGTCAAATGAAGAATTAAATGAGACACCATCTCAACCATAA
- a CDS encoding Ger(x)C family spore germination protein has product MKKLGILLLVLLLTSCSNQEIVDEIQIVNSFGYDYEDGKIKGTILYPLFKYGSTEEPSLISAKAETTFDVPAKLDNKSPLPIADGQLRSLLLGESFAKRGLQNMISTVSRNPNLGRTMQVAISKGSAHEMLSSVTKKKMSDTQYINKLIEQNIKMESFPRTNFQIFLFNFFAEDRDAFLPYLKSEKNAIKLAGIALFRKYQFVDVLSMKHAFIFKLLDNGSKNGRYMIDIKKDQHKGQIALQNLYTKNKYYLKGTKESPEIQIVLKIDGKLQEYPFWINVNDPSNVELISKQLKANIEKEAKDVLDHIQKLDVDPLALKDFIRSRTRHYDHQRIRAIYKDIPVSVRADVTLVQTGINE; this is encoded by the coding sequence ATGAAAAAACTAGGCATTCTTCTATTGGTTTTACTTTTAACGAGCTGTTCAAATCAAGAAATTGTAGACGAAATTCAAATCGTCAACTCCTTCGGCTATGACTACGAAGACGGCAAAATTAAAGGAACGATTTTGTATCCGTTATTCAAGTATGGTTCTACAGAAGAACCAAGCTTAATTTCTGCGAAGGCGGAAACCACTTTTGATGTCCCAGCAAAGCTTGACAACAAATCGCCGCTCCCAATTGCTGATGGTCAGCTTCGTAGTCTACTGCTTGGAGAGTCGTTTGCCAAACGGGGCTTACAAAATATGATCAGCACCGTTTCTCGTAATCCAAACTTAGGTCGAACGATGCAAGTAGCTATTTCAAAAGGAAGCGCTCATGAAATGCTAAGCTCCGTGACGAAGAAAAAAATGAGCGATACTCAATACATCAACAAATTAATTGAACAAAATATTAAGATGGAAAGCTTCCCACGTACAAATTTTCAAATCTTTTTGTTTAATTTTTTCGCTGAAGATCGGGACGCCTTTTTGCCTTATTTAAAAAGTGAAAAGAATGCCATTAAGCTTGCCGGCATCGCGCTTTTTCGAAAGTATCAGTTTGTAGATGTTCTCTCCATGAAGCACGCATTTATCTTCAAACTGCTCGACAACGGATCAAAAAACGGGCGCTACATGATTGACATCAAAAAAGATCAGCACAAAGGTCAAATTGCCCTTCAAAATCTTTATACAAAAAACAAATACTATTTAAAAGGGACAAAAGAGTCTCCGGAAATTCAAATCGTGCTCAAGATTGATGGAAAGCTACAAGAATACCCGTTTTGGATTAACGTCAATGATCCTAGTAACGTGGAGCTAATTTCAAAGCAATTAAAAGCCAACATTGAGAAGGAAGCAAAGGATGTTCTTGATCACATTCAAAAGCTAGATGTGGATCCTCTTGCCCTAAAAGACTTTATCCGGAGTCGGACACGCCATTACGATCATCAACGAATACGCGCTATATACAAGGACATTCCTGTATCTGTTCGAGCCGATGTAACGCTCGTCCAAACAGGAATCAATGAATAA
- a CDS encoding MDR family MFS transporter produces MEHLAYKRKVTIMIAIMAAMLFAAVNQTIVGTALPRIIAELGGIQYFSWVFTIFMLASSITAILVGKLSDIYGRKPFILVGIGIFSVGSLLAGFSNDIFQLIACRGVQGLGGGLIMSTAFAAVGDLFAPRERGRWQGLMSSVFGLASVFGPTLGGWIVDNANWHWVFWVFLPFGIVAFVLILILFPNVEKKAGEKVDYAGSLFLTTTITPLLLAFSWAGSKYDWASVQIVGLFLVTIASLIVFIVVENKVKSPVLPLHLFRNPIFSLSNIIGFILGAGMFGAAMYIPFFIQGVIGRSATASGFIMMPMTFGMVIASTLGGQFISKTGKYKILALAGLLVMSAGMFSLAFMDLNTTITHVIVSNIFIGVGLGMSFPVFTLTIQNAVEQRFLGVATASAQLFRQIGGTVGVAIMGTIMNLRMEHETKEVTSEMGASLMNNPMLAKIVQKLDPQILMNHDGLEKLKDSIPAQFAPAFAKIMDSMRDVLSYGLTGVYFIAAFVVLAGFLLTFFLKEIPLRSSQPADEKQNKEKQQAM; encoded by the coding sequence ATGGAACATTTAGCTTACAAACGTAAGGTAACGATTATGATTGCAATTATGGCGGCTATGCTGTTTGCTGCGGTCAATCAAACGATCGTTGGAACAGCACTACCTCGAATTATTGCAGAGCTTGGAGGTATTCAATATTTTAGCTGGGTATTCACCATCTTCATGTTGGCTTCAAGTATTACCGCTATATTAGTCGGAAAGCTGTCTGATATTTACGGACGAAAGCCGTTTATTTTAGTAGGGATCGGGATTTTTTCAGTCGGCTCACTGCTAGCAGGCTTTTCAAACGATATTTTTCAATTGATTGCGTGTCGTGGGGTACAGGGGCTTGGTGGTGGACTTATCATGTCCACGGCATTCGCTGCGGTCGGAGATTTGTTTGCACCGCGTGAACGAGGGCGCTGGCAGGGACTAATGAGTTCTGTATTCGGATTGGCAAGCGTATTTGGTCCAACGCTTGGCGGTTGGATCGTAGATAACGCGAACTGGCACTGGGTGTTTTGGGTGTTTCTACCGTTTGGAATTGTTGCTTTTGTTCTTATCCTTATCTTATTTCCAAACGTGGAGAAAAAAGCAGGAGAGAAAGTGGATTATGCAGGCTCACTCTTTTTGACCACGACGATTACGCCTCTTTTACTCGCTTTCTCGTGGGCAGGGTCTAAATACGACTGGGCTTCCGTGCAAATCGTCGGTTTATTCCTGGTAACCATTGCGTCACTGATTGTCTTTATTGTCGTGGAAAATAAGGTGAAAAGCCCTGTTCTACCTCTTCACTTATTCCGTAATCCAATCTTTTCGTTATCAAACATCATTGGATTTATCCTCGGTGCGGGAATGTTTGGTGCGGCCATGTACATTCCGTTTTTCATTCAAGGTGTGATTGGTCGTTCAGCCACCGCTTCGGGCTTCATTATGATGCCAATGACGTTTGGAATGGTCATTGCAAGTACGCTTGGCGGTCAGTTCATTAGTAAAACCGGTAAATATAAAATATTGGCACTCGCAGGTCTTCTTGTTATGTCAGCCGGCATGTTCTCACTGGCATTTATGGACTTAAATACGACGATCACACACGTTATTGTGAGCAATATTTTTATTGGGGTTGGACTTGGTATGAGTTTCCCTGTCTTTACGCTCACAATTCAAAATGCCGTCGAGCAGCGCTTTCTTGGAGTAGCGACGGCTTCTGCACAGTTGTTCCGTCAAATTGGAGGCACGGTCGGCGTTGCGATTATGGGAACGATCATGAACCTTCGTATGGAGCATGAAACAAAGGAAGTAACGTCAGAGATGGGTGCATCACTGATGAACAACCCGATGCTTGCGAAAATTGTTCAAAAGCTTGATCCGCAAATTTTAATGAATCATGACGGTCTCGAAAAGTTGAAAGATAGCATTCCTGCGCAGTTTGCTCCTGCGTTTGCGAAGATTATGGATTCGATGCGTGACGTGCTGAGCTACGGTTTAACAGGCGTCTATTTCATTGCTGCTTTTGTTGTGCTCGCTGGTTTCCTTTTAACGTTCTTCTTAAAAGAAATTCCACTTCGTTCTAGTCAGCCCGCAGATGAAAAGCAAAATAAGGAAAAACAACAGGCGATGTAA
- the msrA gene encoding peptide-methionine (S)-S-oxide reductase MsrA: MGQRQELATFAGGCFWCMVKPFDEQPGIISVVSGYTGGHKENPSYEDVCSETTGHYEAVQITFDPDVFPYEKLLTLYWQQIDPTDRGGQFADRGESYRTAIFYHNDQQKEAAEKSKQQLAENGPFSDPIVTDILPAQPFYEAEEYHQGYYKKNPIRYSMYRKGSGRERFLKETWKDQGKEADLKNKLTPMQYEVTQNNGTEPPFRNEFWNHTEEGIYVDIVSGEPLFSSLDKYDAGCGWPSFTKPLKTEQVKENMDVSHNMIRTEVRSKDGDSHLGHLFDDGPQPTGMRYCINSAALRFVPKSELEEQGYGEFKHLFQ; this comes from the coding sequence ATGGGACAGCGACAAGAACTAGCGACATTTGCAGGAGGGTGCTTCTGGTGCATGGTGAAGCCGTTTGACGAACAGCCTGGCATTATTAGCGTTGTGTCTGGTTATACAGGCGGTCATAAAGAAAATCCAAGCTATGAAGACGTATGCTCCGAGACAACTGGGCACTATGAAGCCGTTCAAATTACGTTTGATCCAGATGTGTTCCCGTATGAAAAATTACTAACATTATACTGGCAGCAAATCGACCCAACGGATAGAGGTGGACAGTTTGCCGATCGCGGAGAGTCTTACCGTACGGCGATTTTCTATCATAACGATCAGCAAAAAGAAGCGGCTGAAAAGTCTAAGCAACAACTAGCGGAGAACGGACCTTTTTCAGATCCGATCGTAACGGACATCCTTCCCGCACAGCCTTTTTATGAGGCGGAAGAGTATCATCAAGGTTACTACAAGAAAAATCCAATTCGCTACAGCATGTACAGAAAAGGATCTGGGCGTGAGCGTTTCTTAAAAGAGACGTGGAAGGATCAAGGCAAAGAAGCCGATTTGAAAAACAAATTAACGCCTATGCAATATGAAGTGACACAAAACAATGGCACTGAACCACCGTTCCGTAATGAATTTTGGAATCATACAGAAGAAGGCATTTACGTGGATATCGTATCAGGTGAGCCGTTGTTTAGCTCTCTAGACAAATACGATGCAGGCTGTGGCTGGCCATCCTTTACGAAACCGTTAAAAACGGAGCAAGTAAAAGAGAATATGGATGTTAGTCACAACATGATTCGTACAGAAGTGCGAAGCAAGGACGGAGATTCGCATCTTGGTCACTTGTTCGATGACGGCCCTCAACCGACTGGAATGCGCTACTGTATCAACTCTGCTGCACTTCGATTTGTTCCGAAGAGTGAGTTAGAGGAACAAGGGTACGGCGAATTTAAACATTTGTTTCAATAA
- a CDS encoding GerAB/ArcD/ProY family transporter: MEQSVKPNHQVSPYFAFILIHGPQIGIGVLGYQRILIQGAGQDSWIAVITAGLGVSLLIAMCYYILNFEQCDLSDIHHIYFGRIFGGIANLAWALYLFALLITIYRTYIEVVQVWMFPLTKTWVISIVFVPLLYYIIMGGFRVISGMIYFSIIFPLPLVLGLIFPMDYAHVENILPILEHSAKEFFLSHKTMTYEYLGFEFVLLYYPFIKNAHKSHKWAQGGNLLTILIYLVLTLVSFMYFSQGQLGHAIWATLTMAKIIEIPFIQRFEYVIIAMWLFVILPGLCLTSWGFVRMFKKQFGGKSSWYLRLVMVLLFIAAIYFKDRQAINLLNDKVSRIGFYVIYGYIPFLFIIAFIRKRIKTKKAQRNASL, encoded by the coding sequence TTGGAACAATCCGTTAAACCGAATCATCAAGTCTCTCCATACTTCGCCTTCATCCTTATTCACGGACCGCAGATTGGAATTGGCGTTCTTGGTTATCAGCGAATTCTCATTCAAGGTGCAGGACAGGATTCATGGATTGCCGTTATTACAGCGGGACTAGGTGTGTCACTTCTGATTGCGATGTGTTATTACATTTTAAATTTTGAACAATGTGATCTCTCAGATATCCACCACATTTATTTCGGGCGGATTTTCGGGGGAATCGCCAATCTCGCGTGGGCACTTTATTTATTTGCCTTGCTTATTACGATTTATCGAACGTATATTGAGGTTGTACAAGTATGGATGTTTCCCCTCACCAAAACGTGGGTTATTTCCATTGTCTTCGTTCCCCTCCTATACTACATCATTATGGGAGGATTTCGAGTCATTTCTGGGATGATTTACTTTAGTATTATATTTCCATTACCGCTCGTGCTTGGGCTCATCTTTCCAATGGATTATGCACACGTGGAAAATATTTTGCCAATCCTGGAACATAGCGCTAAGGAATTTTTTCTGTCTCATAAAACCATGACCTATGAATATTTAGGCTTTGAATTTGTTTTATTGTACTATCCGTTTATTAAAAACGCTCATAAATCACATAAATGGGCGCAGGGTGGAAATCTATTAACCATCTTAATTTATTTGGTACTAACGCTCGTTTCGTTCATGTATTTTAGTCAAGGGCAGCTCGGACACGCAATTTGGGCAACGCTTACGATGGCAAAAATCATTGAAATTCCGTTTATACAGCGCTTTGAATATGTCATTATTGCGATGTGGCTCTTTGTGATCTTGCCCGGACTATGCTTAACATCATGGGGATTCGTTCGAATGTTTAAAAAGCAGTTCGGGGGAAAATCTTCCTGGTACTTACGTTTAGTGATGGTTCTTCTGTTCATTGCAGCGATCTATTTTAAAGATCGTCAGGCCATCAATTTGCTAAATGACAAAGTGTCTAGAATTGGATTTTACGTTATTTATGGCTACATTCCATTTTTATTTATCATCGCGTTTATCAGAAAACGAATTAAAACCAAAAAAGCTCAAAGGAACGCATCCCTTTGA
- the sigI gene encoding RNA polymerase sigma factor SigI translates to MKPLLNVLFGVGRRKTLEEMAVQIQKGDGQLQNEVIDQYKPFIAKTVSSVCKRYIHETDDEFSIGLIAFNEAIEKYTKEKGSSLLSFAELIIKRRVIDYIRKEVRVRSWHFDLKEDMEDEGAQSKIEADLSIHAYHKSIEQELRQQEIIQFHEVLQKFGMSLSEIVEQSPKHYDARINAIEVAQYIVNQDEVCEQLFKKKQIPIRQIERHVKVSRKTIERNRKYIIAMAIVLTGDYIYLKDYLKGVLNH, encoded by the coding sequence GTGAAACCATTGCTCAACGTGCTGTTTGGAGTCGGCCGACGAAAAACGTTAGAAGAAATGGCAGTTCAAATCCAAAAAGGTGACGGACAATTACAAAATGAGGTCATTGATCAGTATAAGCCTTTTATTGCGAAAACTGTTTCTAGCGTTTGTAAGAGATACATTCATGAAACAGATGATGAATTTAGCATTGGTCTCATCGCTTTTAACGAAGCTATTGAGAAATATACGAAAGAAAAAGGCAGTTCATTGTTATCGTTTGCGGAATTAATCATTAAAAGAAGGGTGATTGATTATATTCGCAAGGAAGTACGAGTGAGGTCTTGGCATTTTGATCTAAAGGAAGATATGGAAGATGAGGGAGCTCAATCAAAGATTGAAGCTGATTTGTCCATTCATGCCTATCACAAATCCATTGAACAAGAACTGCGCCAGCAAGAAATTATTCAATTTCATGAAGTACTACAAAAGTTTGGGATGAGCTTATCAGAGATCGTCGAACAGTCTCCCAAACATTATGATGCCCGTATTAATGCCATCGAGGTTGCTCAATATATTGTGAATCAGGATGAAGTTTGTGAACAGCTATTTAAAAAAAAGCAAATTCCGATTCGCCAAATTGAGCGTCACGTGAAGGTTAGTCGCAAAACGATCGAACGCAATCGAAAGTACATTATTGCGATGGCCATTGTGTTAACAGGTGACTATATCTATTTGAAAGATTACTTAAAAGGGGTGCTCAATCATTGA